A window of Cohnella herbarum contains these coding sequences:
- a CDS encoding M20 family metallopeptidase encodes MLTQQENELLQLIDEEELIRFLRQLVATNSENPPGREGAVARLIADKLRSIGCQVELQEVEGDRVNVIVALEGERPEKLLFNGHTDTVPAGNLELWDSDPWAAEIRDGKMYGLGSCDMKAGVASMIFAVQALVQSKVVRSRGLLFTAVIDEEVNFLGTKALLSNDKLADCVMACISEPTSLRIGNRLKGAMEFSARTVGRSAHTGVAFNGDNAIFKMGRYLEALREYNDGLAKVVSDPDLRHPTVNVGKIQGGVGVTLVPDFCDVDFDRQVLPTESMELAEKEVRHLTDALNRDEGLGVELVLKQSFSTWTLSDGEEVVVRLSEAINDATGEESAFMGFNGYAEVELLSAAGIPSLLYGPGSIDVAHAPNEFVPLDQVVKAAKVYALMAHRFVTGN; translated from the coding sequence ATGCTCACGCAACAAGAGAACGAACTGCTTCAACTCATCGACGAGGAGGAGCTCATTCGGTTTCTTCGGCAATTGGTCGCCACGAATAGCGAGAATCCTCCCGGAAGGGAGGGAGCCGTTGCCCGGTTGATCGCGGATAAGCTTCGATCGATCGGTTGCCAAGTGGAATTGCAGGAAGTCGAAGGGGATCGGGTGAACGTCATCGTCGCCCTGGAAGGAGAACGGCCGGAAAAGCTGTTGTTCAACGGCCATACGGACACCGTGCCCGCCGGTAACTTAGAGCTCTGGGACAGTGATCCATGGGCGGCGGAAATCCGGGACGGGAAAATGTACGGCTTAGGCTCGTGCGATATGAAGGCCGGAGTCGCTTCGATGATCTTCGCGGTTCAGGCGTTGGTACAAAGCAAAGTCGTCCGCTCCAGGGGGCTGTTGTTTACCGCGGTTATCGACGAAGAGGTCAACTTCCTCGGCACGAAGGCATTGCTGTCCAACGATAAACTAGCCGATTGCGTCATGGCTTGTATCTCCGAACCGACAAGCCTTCGGATCGGCAATCGACTGAAAGGCGCGATGGAGTTCTCCGCAAGAACGGTCGGTCGCAGCGCGCATACCGGAGTCGCGTTTAACGGGGATAACGCCATATTCAAGATGGGTCGTTATCTCGAAGCTTTGAGGGAGTACAACGACGGGTTGGCGAAGGTTGTCAGCGATCCCGATCTTCGGCATCCCACCGTCAATGTCGGGAAAATCCAAGGGGGTGTCGGGGTCACGCTCGTGCCGGATTTCTGCGATGTCGATTTCGACCGACAGGTGTTGCCTACCGAGTCGATGGAACTGGCGGAGAAGGAAGTCCGCCATCTGACGGATGCCTTGAATCGCGACGAAGGACTCGGAGTCGAGTTGGTTTTGAAGCAAAGCTTTAGTACGTGGACGTTATCGGACGGGGAAGAAGTCGTCGTTCGTCTATCGGAAGCAATCAATGACGCAACCGGTGAAGAGTCCGCCTTCATGGGCTTTAACGGGTACGCCGAGGTCGAGCTTCTGTCGGCAGCCGGCATTCCTTCCTTGCTTTACGGTCCGGGAAGCATCGACGTCGCCCACGCCCCGAATGAATTCGTTCCCTTGGACCAAGTCGTAAAGGCCGCGAAAGTATACGCGCTGATGGCTCATCGGTTCGTGACTGGGAATTGA
- the hutU gene encoding urocanate hydratase has translation MSNESNPREVRAPRGTVLNTKGWVQEAALRMLMNNLDPDVAEHPDKLVVYGGIGKAARNWESFDAIVKALKNLEEDETLLIQSGKPVAVFRTHKHSPRVLLANSNLVPAFANWEKFHELDKKGLMMYGQMTAGSWIYIGSQGIVQGTYETFAELARQHFGGSLKGTITVTAGMGGMGGAQPLSVTLNDGVVIGIDVDATRIQKRIDSRYLDQVVDSLDEAIALAKEAASEGRSLSIGLVGNAAEVLPAMIGKAFIPDIVTDQTSAHDPLNGYLPAGYTLEQGRKLREENPEQYVKLSKSSMAVHVEAMLEMKKLGSIVFDYGNNIRQVAFDEGVSNAFDFPGFVPAYIRPQFCEGKGPFRWAALSGDPEDIYKLDEVVMKTFAHNEHLCKWIRMAKEKIAFQGLPARICWLGYGERAQFGKIINDMVATGELKAPIVIGRDHLDAGSVASPNRETEAMRDGSDAVADWPILNALVNVSAGASWVSVHHGGGVGMGYSMHAGMVVVADGTKEAEERLERVLTTDPGMGVVRHADAGYDLAIETARNKGIRMPMIAKD, from the coding sequence ATGAGTAACGAGTCTAATCCGCGTGAGGTGCGCGCGCCAAGAGGAACCGTGCTGAACACGAAAGGCTGGGTCCAAGAGGCCGCCTTGCGCATGCTGATGAACAATCTGGATCCCGATGTTGCCGAACACCCCGATAAGCTCGTCGTCTACGGCGGAATCGGCAAAGCCGCCCGCAACTGGGAAAGCTTCGATGCGATCGTTAAGGCCCTTAAGAATCTGGAAGAAGACGAAACCTTGCTTATACAATCTGGTAAACCGGTCGCCGTGTTCCGGACGCATAAACACTCGCCGCGCGTGTTGCTGGCTAACTCGAACCTCGTGCCGGCATTCGCGAATTGGGAGAAGTTCCACGAGCTCGATAAAAAGGGTTTGATGATGTACGGTCAGATGACGGCCGGAAGCTGGATTTATATCGGGAGCCAAGGCATCGTTCAGGGGACTTACGAAACGTTCGCGGAGCTCGCGCGGCAGCATTTCGGAGGATCGCTGAAAGGAACGATCACCGTAACCGCCGGAATGGGCGGAATGGGAGGCGCGCAGCCGCTGTCCGTGACGTTGAACGATGGTGTCGTGATCGGAATAGACGTCGACGCGACGCGTATCCAGAAACGAATCGACTCCCGCTATCTGGATCAGGTGGTCGACAGCTTGGACGAGGCGATCGCACTTGCCAAGGAAGCGGCCAGCGAGGGTCGCTCGCTGTCCATCGGGTTAGTCGGCAACGCGGCGGAAGTATTGCCGGCGATGATCGGCAAAGCGTTCATACCGGATATCGTAACGGACCAGACGTCCGCGCACGATCCGCTGAACGGTTATTTGCCGGCCGGCTATACGCTTGAACAAGGGCGCAAGCTGCGCGAAGAAAATCCCGAGCAATACGTGAAGCTGTCCAAATCGAGCATGGCTGTCCACGTGGAAGCGATGCTGGAAATGAAAAAGCTAGGTTCGATCGTATTCGATTACGGCAACAATATTCGCCAAGTCGCTTTCGACGAAGGCGTGAGCAACGCTTTCGATTTTCCGGGATTCGTACCTGCTTACATCCGCCCGCAATTTTGCGAAGGGAAAGGTCCGTTTCGTTGGGCGGCGCTATCCGGAGATCCCGAGGATATCTACAAACTGGATGAAGTCGTCATGAAGACTTTCGCGCATAACGAGCATCTGTGCAAATGGATCAGGATGGCGAAAGAAAAAATCGCGTTCCAAGGCTTACCGGCGAGAATCTGTTGGTTGGGGTACGGGGAACGCGCCCAATTCGGCAAAATCATTAACGATATGGTCGCCACTGGCGAACTGAAAGCTCCGATCGTTATCGGACGCGACCACCTGGACGCGGGATCCGTGGCATCCCCGAATCGCGAAACCGAAGCGATGCGGGACGGCAGCGACGCCGTGGCGGATTGGCCGATTCTGAATGCGCTCGTTAACGTGTCCGCGGGAGCTAGCTGGGTATCCGTGCACCACGGCGGCGGCGTAGGGATGGGTTACTCGATGCACGCGGGTATGGTCGTCGTGGCGGACGGAACGAAAGAGGCGGAGGAGCGTCTTGAACGCGTGCTGACGACGGATCCCGGAATGGGTGTTGTCCGCCACGCCGATGCGGGTTATGATTTAGCCATAGAAACCGCGAGGAATAAAGGAATCCGAATGCCGATGATCGCTAAGGATTAA
- the hutH gene encoding histidine ammonia-lyase, giving the protein MKQVHQEQQAQPMKETPVMVGGGEMTIEQVVRVSRNYAEVDILPESVALMKRTRDYVEKLLDEQKVVYGLTTGFGKFSDTYISGKDVQTLQINLIRSHACGIGAPFPIEVVRAIMLLRVNALALGYSGIRPEVVLLLADMLNREVTPVIPEKGSLGASGDLAPLSHLALVLVGEGEAYYHGERLPGGQAMAMAGLVPVTLEAKEGLALINGTQVMTAVGTLACWDALNLANWADCAVSLTSEALFGVRDAFHASTHRIRPHPGQSRSAANIRALTSGSRLMTDQGEKRVQDAYSLRCAPQVHGASRDALAYIANKLEIEINSATDNPLIFVDEDRVISGGNFHGQPIALAMDHLSISAAELANISERRVERLVNPHLNESLPPFLTTNGGLESGFMIAQYAAAAVVSENKSLAHPASVDSIPSSGNQEDHVSMGTIGARKARQIVDNAYAVLAIELLCGAQAVDFRDPKLLGLGTTWLYEHCRELIPAVTVDRILSHDFEIIAEWMKRTNIAEAMSAVAVIQ; this is encoded by the coding sequence ATGAAACAAGTACATCAAGAGCAACAGGCGCAACCGATGAAAGAGACCCCCGTCATGGTGGGCGGCGGAGAGATGACGATCGAACAGGTCGTGCGCGTGTCCAGAAATTATGCCGAAGTTGACATTCTGCCGGAGAGCGTCGCACTGATGAAGCGTACCCGCGATTACGTGGAGAAGCTGCTCGACGAACAGAAAGTCGTCTACGGACTCACGACTGGATTCGGTAAATTTAGCGATACGTACATTTCCGGCAAAGACGTGCAGACGTTGCAAATCAATCTCATACGGAGCCATGCGTGCGGAATCGGCGCCCCGTTTCCGATCGAAGTTGTCCGGGCGATTATGCTGCTGAGGGTCAATGCTCTGGCGCTCGGATATTCGGGTATCCGTCCGGAGGTCGTCCTTCTGCTCGCGGACATGCTCAATCGGGAAGTCACGCCGGTCATTCCGGAGAAAGGCTCGCTTGGCGCAAGCGGCGATTTGGCCCCGTTGTCGCATCTCGCGCTCGTGCTCGTGGGTGAAGGAGAAGCGTATTATCACGGCGAGAGATTGCCGGGCGGTCAAGCGATGGCGATGGCGGGTCTCGTTCCCGTTACGCTGGAGGCCAAAGAAGGACTCGCGCTCATTAACGGTACGCAGGTCATGACCGCTGTTGGCACGCTAGCTTGCTGGGATGCGCTTAATCTTGCCAACTGGGCGGATTGCGCTGTTTCGCTGACCAGCGAAGCGCTCTTCGGAGTTCGCGACGCGTTCCACGCCTCGACGCACCGCATTCGCCCGCATCCAGGGCAAAGCCGTTCCGCGGCGAATATCCGGGCGTTAACTTCGGGCAGCCGATTGATGACCGATCAGGGAGAAAAGCGCGTGCAGGACGCCTATTCTTTGCGTTGCGCGCCTCAAGTGCACGGAGCTAGCCGAGATGCGCTCGCATATATCGCGAACAAGCTGGAGATCGAGATCAACTCGGCGACGGACAATCCGCTCATCTTCGTGGATGAGGACCGAGTCATTTCGGGCGGCAACTTCCACGGACAACCGATCGCGCTGGCGATGGATCATCTGTCCATCAGCGCCGCCGAACTGGCTAATATCTCCGAGCGCCGCGTGGAACGGCTCGTTAATCCGCATTTGAACGAGAGCTTGCCGCCATTCTTAACGACGAACGGCGGACTCGAGTCCGGTTTTATGATCGCTCAATATGCGGCGGCAGCGGTCGTCTCGGAAAATAAATCGTTGGCGCATCCGGCCAGCGTAGATTCGATCCCATCGTCCGGTAACCAAGAAGACCATGTGAGCATGGGAACGATCGGCGCGCGGAAGGCGAGGCAAATCGTCGATAACGCGTATGCCGTCCTCGCCATCGAGCTGTTATGCGGTGCGCAAGCCGTCGATTTTCGCGATCCGAAGCTGCTTGGGCTTGGCACGACTTGGCTATACGAGCATTGTCGCGAGCTGATTCCGGCCGTTACCGTGGATCGCATTTTGTCGCACGATTTCGAGATTATTGCCGAGTGGATGAAACGAACCAATATTGCCGAAGCGATGTCCGCCGTAGCGGTCATTCAATAA
- the hisD gene encoding histidinol dehydrogenase, producing the protein MQRQQLRANRSRASKGQDRREDVLNIIEQVKQNGDQALLEMTERFDRVKLAHLKVQPEEFDEAFEAIDDTLLDAIRSAIRNIRDYHERQVRQSWMNATESGTILGQLVRPLERVGIYVPGGTASYPSSVMMNAIPALVAGVEQIVMTTPPGKDGRMNAAVLVTARELGITEIFKVGGAQAIAALAYGTESIAKVDKITGPGNAFVAAAKREVYGDVDIDMIAGPSEVVILADETANPEFTAADLLAQAEHDPLASAILVTTSAALAEQVQEQVLSQLEHLNRKEIAAQSIDQWSAICIANSLDEAFDIVNELATEHLQLCIADPFERLGKVKHAGAVFIGNNSPVPIGDYYVGPNHVLPTSGRARFSSPLSVDDFIKKMSLVSYSRADMAANGHKIAALAEFEGLQGHAYSVKLRMANSEEGSGK; encoded by the coding sequence ATGCAACGCCAACAATTGCGTGCCAATCGGAGCAGAGCTTCCAAAGGGCAGGATCGTAGGGAAGACGTTCTGAATATCATAGAGCAAGTAAAGCAAAATGGCGATCAGGCGCTTCTTGAGATGACGGAAAGATTCGACCGAGTCAAGCTAGCGCATTTGAAAGTCCAACCGGAAGAGTTCGATGAAGCTTTCGAAGCGATCGACGATACGTTGCTCGATGCGATCCGCAGCGCGATTCGCAATATCCGGGATTATCATGAAAGACAAGTTCGGCAATCGTGGATGAACGCGACGGAGTCGGGCACGATTCTAGGTCAACTGGTCAGGCCGTTGGAACGAGTAGGGATCTACGTTCCCGGCGGTACGGCTTCCTATCCGTCATCGGTCATGATGAACGCCATACCCGCGCTTGTAGCGGGCGTCGAACAGATCGTGATGACGACTCCTCCAGGCAAGGACGGCAGGATGAATGCCGCGGTTCTGGTCACGGCTAGAGAGTTAGGCATAACCGAGATTTTCAAAGTCGGCGGCGCCCAGGCGATCGCGGCTCTCGCTTACGGGACGGAATCGATCGCCAAAGTCGATAAAATAACCGGGCCCGGCAACGCCTTCGTAGCGGCTGCCAAGCGGGAAGTCTATGGAGACGTAGACATCGACATGATTGCCGGCCCTAGCGAAGTCGTGATCCTCGCGGATGAAACGGCCAATCCGGAATTTACCGCGGCGGATTTACTTGCCCAAGCCGAACACGACCCGCTCGCTTCGGCGATATTGGTTACGACTTCGGCCGCGTTAGCCGAACAAGTGCAGGAGCAAGTGTTAAGTCAGCTCGAGCATCTGAATCGCAAAGAGATTGCCGCACAATCGATCGATCAATGGAGCGCCATATGTATAGCCAATAGTTTGGATGAGGCGTTCGATATCGTGAATGAATTGGCAACGGAGCACTTACAGTTGTGCATCGCCGATCCTTTCGAACGATTAGGCAAAGTCAAGCATGCGGGAGCCGTATTTATCGGCAACAATAGCCCGGTTCCTATCGGAGATTATTACGTAGGACCGAATCACGTGCTGCCGACGAGCGGCAGAGCCCGTTTCTCGTCCCCGTTGTCCGTGGACGACTTCATTAAGAAAATGAGCTTGGTCAGTTATAGTCGGGCGGACATGGCGGCCAATGGACATAAAATAGCTGCGTTAGCCGAATTCGAAGGGCTGCAAGGCCATGCTTATTCCGTTAAGCTGCGCATGGCGAACTCGGAAGAAGGCAGCGGAAAATAA
- a CDS encoding ABC transporter ATP-binding protein, producing MKGDMVMQDARNSSARPEQMLVARNVTKKFESHKKTITAMEDVSLTIGKGEFVSLLGPSGCGKSTFLRLVAGLDPMTEGELILHNEPITGAGRDRGVVFQQYSLLPWLHAWENVAFALKKAEDLSAAQKKEKAYHYLDLVGLKGFEMSYPAQLSGGMQQRVAIARALVFHPSLLLMDEPFGALDAQTRREMQDLVMKVWSEEKCSVLFVTHDVDEAIYLSDRLYIMSAHPGRVAQEMTIDIPKPRDFNDQLSDKFMYYKRAIIMELELQKSLKNKTANKG from the coding sequence ATGAAAGGGGACATGGTCATGCAAGATGCACGGAATTCGTCCGCTCGACCGGAACAGATGCTGGTTGCGCGCAACGTGACCAAGAAGTTCGAAAGCCACAAGAAAACGATCACGGCGATGGAAGACGTTAGCTTAACGATCGGTAAAGGAGAGTTCGTCTCGCTGCTAGGCCCTTCGGGCTGCGGGAAGTCGACCTTCCTTAGACTGGTAGCCGGACTCGACCCTATGACGGAGGGCGAATTGATCCTGCATAACGAGCCGATTACCGGGGCGGGCAGAGATCGGGGCGTCGTATTCCAGCAATATAGCTTGCTGCCTTGGTTGCATGCGTGGGAGAACGTCGCGTTCGCTTTGAAGAAAGCGGAAGATTTAAGCGCCGCCCAGAAAAAGGAAAAGGCCTATCATTATTTGGATTTGGTCGGTCTTAAAGGGTTCGAGATGTCGTATCCAGCGCAGTTGTCAGGCGGCATGCAGCAACGGGTGGCGATCGCCCGCGCGTTGGTGTTCCATCCTTCTTTGCTGCTTATGGACGAGCCTTTTGGCGCGTTGGACGCGCAGACGCGCAGGGAAATGCAGGATCTGGTCATGAAAGTATGGTCGGAAGAGAAATGCAGCGTATTATTCGTTACGCATGACGTGGATGAAGCGATCTATTTGTCTGACCGCCTCTACATTATGAGCGCGCATCCGGGCCGCGTCGCCCAAGAGATGACGATCGATATTCCTAAGCCGAGAGATTTCAACGATCAACTATCGGATAAATTCATGTATTATAAGAGAGCGATCATCATGGAGCTGGAGCTTCAGAAATCGCTGAAGAACAAGACGGCGAACAAAGGATAG
- a CDS encoding ABC transporter permease, protein MSRYTIYSISSVLLVLAVWSIFTYTNMVDSLFLPTPGDIVQALKQEIEEGIFFKDVGTSFYRISVGFLISTIFAVPIGMLIATSRAWQAIWEPLIALIRYMPAVAFIPLSILWFGASDIQKFFILFLGVFFQEVIMIADNCKTVNKSLIEVGKTLGFNKREILRHITFKAALPGMMDTFRTTWGWAWTYLVVAELVAASSGLGYRIMQAQRYMATDRIILGILIIGLLGLITDMLFSLLYKKMFPWKALEKAKG, encoded by the coding sequence ATGTCGCGGTATACCATCTATTCTATCTCCAGCGTTCTCCTGGTGCTGGCAGTCTGGTCGATATTCACGTATACGAATATGGTGGATAGCTTGTTCTTGCCTACGCCCGGAGATATCGTTCAGGCATTGAAGCAAGAAATCGAAGAAGGCATTTTCTTTAAGGACGTCGGCACGAGTTTCTATCGGATATCAGTCGGATTTCTGATCTCTACGATCTTCGCCGTTCCGATCGGGATGTTGATCGCCACTTCCCGAGCCTGGCAAGCGATCTGGGAACCGCTAATCGCCCTGATCCGCTATATGCCGGCGGTCGCTTTTATTCCGTTATCGATCTTGTGGTTCGGAGCGTCCGATATTCAGAAGTTCTTCATTCTGTTCTTGGGCGTGTTCTTCCAAGAAGTCATTATGATCGCCGACAATTGCAAAACGGTAAACAAATCGTTAATCGAGGTCGGAAAGACGCTTGGCTTTAACAAAAGGGAAATTCTAAGACATATCACGTTCAAAGCCGCGCTTCCGGGAATGATGGACACATTCCGTACGACTTGGGGTTGGGCATGGACTTATCTCGTCGTCGCGGAGCTCGTTGCCGCCTCCTCCGGTCTCGGATACCGGATCATGCAGGCGCAGCGGTACATGGCAACGGATCGAATCATACTAGGAATCCTGATCATCGGTTTGCTAGGTTTGATTACCGATATGCTGTTCTCGCTGTTGTACAAAAAAATGTTCCCTTGGAAAGCGCTGGAGAAAGCTAAGGGATGA
- a CDS encoding ABC transporter substrate-binding protein yields the protein MKKWVVLTALCMFVSLLSACGSNGNNNEKQPASSPAASSASSASSDPSASPEQSDEPVSLAMGMQPWVGNGPWWIADKAGIFKKHGLDVTIKMFNQDADMNAAYAADVIQVSNVATHTAIKLATKEGVPMTGVIFLDESHKADAVLGLTGIDSITQLKGKKIAFEEGTTSDLLIRKALKENNISLDDVKFVQMPASDAGMALLAKKVDAAVTYEPYISTIMNKGDASILYSGENAPGLISDIAIVRTDFLEEHAGLKEKLMKAWDESLAYWKANQAEGNEIVAKESGISAEELPVILDGLKYFSTEDQNKLLDSGELLKSVQNIQQILIEQGALDKEVDLQKIVPTK from the coding sequence ATGAAGAAGTGGGTCGTGTTAACCGCATTATGCATGTTCGTAAGCTTGCTGTCAGCCTGCGGTTCCAATGGTAACAACAATGAAAAACAACCGGCTTCTTCTCCGGCGGCATCTAGCGCGAGCTCGGCTTCGTCCGATCCGTCGGCGTCGCCCGAGCAATCGGACGAGCCGGTCAGCTTGGCGATGGGCATGCAGCCGTGGGTCGGAAACGGACCTTGGTGGATTGCCGACAAGGCGGGAATTTTCAAGAAACACGGTCTGGATGTAACGATCAAGATGTTTAACCAAGATGCGGACATGAACGCGGCCTATGCCGCCGACGTCATTCAAGTGTCTAACGTCGCGACGCACACGGCCATCAAGCTGGCCACGAAAGAGGGCGTTCCGATGACCGGCGTTATTTTCTTGGACGAGTCGCACAAAGCGGACGCCGTTCTTGGATTAACAGGCATCGACAGCATAACGCAATTGAAAGGCAAGAAGATCGCTTTCGAAGAAGGAACGACTTCCGACCTTCTTATCCGTAAAGCGCTTAAAGAAAACAACATTTCCTTGGACGATGTTAAATTCGTTCAAATGCCGGCTTCCGATGCAGGGATGGCACTGCTCGCCAAGAAAGTCGATGCGGCCGTTACCTATGAGCCTTACATTTCGACGATCATGAACAAAGGCGATGCAAGCATTCTGTATTCGGGCGAGAACGCTCCCGGATTGATTAGCGATATTGCCATCGTACGCACGGATTTCCTTGAGGAGCATGCGGGCTTGAAGGAAAAATTGATGAAAGCTTGGGACGAGTCTCTAGCTTACTGGAAAGCGAATCAGGCCGAAGGTAACGAAATCGTAGCTAAAGAAAGCGGAATTTCGGCGGAAGAGCTTCCGGTCATTCTGGACGGACTGAAATATTTCTCCACTGAAGATCAGAACAAGCTGCTTGATTCCGGCGAATTGTTGAAATCCGTGCAGAACATCCAGCAAATCCTGATTGAGCAGGGCGCGCTTGATAAAGAAGTGGACTTGCAAAAAATTGTTCCGACGAAATAA
- the hutI gene encoding imidazolonepropionase, producing METGTGIDLLVHNIGTLVTMAGKAAARKGAEMSELSMVSNGAVAISEGKIVAVGPEDKVRAQLGNAAIAEQFDAGGRLVTPGLVDPHTHLVHGGSREHELALKLKGSTYLEILAQGGGILCTVRATRQATEEELYAKARRSLDIMLLHGVTTVEAKSGYGLTLQDELKQLRVTRSLNESHPVDMVSTFMGAHMVPEEYKGRSDEFVELLIRLMLPEVKRLNLAEFCDVFCEHGVFTVEQSERILVAAKALGFGLKIHADEIEPMGGAELAGRIGCVSAEHLLAASDEGLEAMERAGVIAVCLPATSFNLRLTRHARARKMIEFGLPVALSTDYNPGSSPTESIQLVMTLACLNLGMTPEEVMTAVTINAAYAIGRGDSIGSLEVGKLGDLVIFEANNLAYLPYHFGINHVNAVIKRGKVVVSEGSRLSQ from the coding sequence ATGGAAACGGGAACAGGAATCGATTTGTTGGTGCATAACATCGGAACGTTGGTGACGATGGCAGGAAAAGCGGCAGCTCGCAAAGGAGCCGAGATGTCGGAGTTGTCGATGGTTTCTAACGGAGCCGTAGCCATAAGCGAAGGGAAAATCGTTGCGGTTGGCCCTGAAGATAAAGTAAGAGCGCAACTCGGCAATGCGGCTATCGCGGAACAATTCGATGCAGGCGGGAGGTTGGTCACTCCCGGACTTGTCGATCCGCATACGCATCTGGTACACGGAGGATCTCGCGAGCACGAGCTCGCGTTGAAATTAAAAGGAAGCACGTATTTGGAAATCCTGGCTCAAGGCGGCGGAATTCTATGCACGGTGCGCGCAACCCGTCAAGCTACCGAGGAAGAGCTATACGCGAAAGCGCGCCGAAGCTTGGACATCATGCTGCTGCACGGCGTTACGACCGTCGAAGCCAAGAGCGGATACGGGCTCACGCTACAGGATGAATTGAAACAGCTAAGGGTAACCCGAAGCTTGAACGAGTCCCATCCGGTGGATATGGTGTCTACTTTCATGGGTGCGCATATGGTGCCGGAAGAATACAAAGGCCGTTCCGACGAATTCGTAGAACTGCTGATACGACTAATGTTGCCCGAAGTCAAGCGATTAAATCTCGCGGAATTCTGCGACGTATTTTGCGAGCATGGCGTATTCACGGTCGAGCAATCGGAACGGATATTGGTCGCGGCTAAGGCCCTTGGCTTCGGCTTGAAAATCCACGCCGACGAGATCGAACCGATGGGCGGCGCGGAGCTTGCCGGCCGAATCGGCTGCGTATCCGCCGAGCATTTGCTCGCGGCTTCGGACGAAGGCTTGGAGGCGATGGAACGCGCGGGCGTCATTGCCGTCTGTTTGCCGGCGACATCGTTTAACCTGCGGCTGACCCGTCACGCTCGGGCTCGCAAGATGATCGAGTTCGGGTTACCGGTCGCGTTATCGACGGACTATAATCCCGGAAGCTCGCCGACGGAATCCATCCAGCTCGTCATGACGCTGGCCTGCTTGAATCTAGGAATGACGCCGGAGGAGGTGATGACCGCCGTGACGATTAACGCGGCATACGCCATCGGACGCGGGGATTCGATCGGTAGTCTGGAGGTAGGAAAACTAGGAGATTTGGTTATTTTTGAAGCGAACAATCTGGCTTATTTACCTTATCATTTCGGCATTAACCACGTTAACGCGGTAATTAAACGGGGGAAGGTCGTCGTTTCCGAAGGCAGCAGGCTCTCGCAATGA
- a CDS encoding agmatinase family protein yields MTKQIEFLNPPEIIRRSNWRDRYETKVAQWLTPWDGVELPEIGFIGVPLSKTSISVSGASMTPNALRELFANATTYNVDHEVDLQHLRARDLGDISMHVTDLLKCHANIEQGLNNVYETLPGLFPIIAGGDHSITCPSVKAFRKHAGGKVGIVQIDSHMDVRNLEDGGPSNGTPIRGLLESGTVEGRNIAQIGIHSFANSKAYHDYAKSQGILQFTANQVHRAGIESLVEKAIKAAGDGTEAIYVTVDMDVLDQAFAPGVPAMVPAGMTPWKLLEAAYMLGRHPKVKAFDIVCVDPMQDPRRATVRMTLYVILTFLTGYAMRSNP; encoded by the coding sequence ATGACCAAGCAAATCGAATTTCTTAACCCGCCGGAAATCATCAGGCGATCCAACTGGAGAGACCGTTACGAAACGAAAGTCGCGCAGTGGTTGACGCCGTGGGATGGCGTAGAGCTTCCGGAGATCGGCTTCATCGGCGTCCCGTTATCCAAGACGTCGATTAGCGTCTCCGGCGCTTCCATGACGCCGAACGCGCTCCGGGAATTGTTCGCGAACGCGACGACTTACAACGTAGATCACGAAGTGGATCTGCAGCATCTACGTGCCAGAGATCTAGGCGACATCTCGATGCACGTAACGGATTTGTTGAAATGCCATGCGAACATCGAACAGGGCCTGAACAATGTATACGAGACATTGCCCGGCTTGTTTCCTATTATCGCGGGCGGAGACCATTCCATTACTTGTCCGTCGGTTAAGGCTTTCCGTAAGCATGCGGGCGGTAAGGTCGGCATCGTGCAAATCGATTCCCATATGGACGTAAGGAACCTGGAAGACGGAGGGCCGTCGAACGGAACGCCGATACGGGGCTTGTTGGAGTCCGGCACGGTGGAAGGACGGAATATCGCTCAGATCGGCATCCATAGCTTCGCCAATTCCAAAGCTTACCACGATTACGCCAAATCCCAAGGCATCTTGCAATTTACGGCGAATCAAGTGCATCGCGCAGGCATAGAAAGCTTAGTGGAGAAAGCGATCAAAGCTGCGGGAGACGGCACGGAGGCGATTTACGTAACGGTGGACATGGACGTGTTGGATCAGGCTTTCGCGCCGGGCGTACCCGCGATGGTACCCGCCGGTATGACGCCGTGGAAATTGCTGGAAGCGGCTTACATGCTGGGTAGGCATCCGAAAGTTAAAGCGTTCGATATCGTCTGCGTCGACCCGATGCAAGATCCGCGGAGAGCGACCGTTAGGATGACGTTGTACGTTATTCTAACGTTCTTGACCGGATACGCGATGAGATCGAATCCATAG